The Desmonostoc muscorum LEGE 12446 genome includes a region encoding these proteins:
- the purM gene encoding phosphoribosylformylglycinamidine cyclo-ligase: MDYRDAGVDVEAGRGFVNQIRNLVHSTFRPEVIGGLGGFGGCFQLPGGFKEPVLISGTDGVGTKLKIAHILNRHDTVGIDLVAMCVNDVLTSGAEPLFFLDYLATGKLDKEQLTDVVAGIAAGCKQAGCALLGGETAEMPGFYQLGEYDLAGFCVGIVEKSQMLDGSQVQVGDVAIALASTGVHSNGFSLVRKIVSDGNFAWSDTPELLGGETISETFLKPTRIYVKPVLAALKAGLSIHGMAHITGGGLPENLPRCLGKGQAIKIDNSSWNVPGVFQWLADAGEVSSEAMYNTFNMGIGFVLLVSPDEVEQTISHFQSYEIPAFAIGEVITGSGELVGLPF, translated from the coding sequence ATGGATTATCGGGATGCAGGAGTTGATGTTGAGGCTGGTCGAGGCTTTGTAAATCAAATTCGCAACTTGGTTCACAGTACTTTCAGACCGGAAGTAATTGGTGGATTAGGTGGCTTCGGTGGCTGCTTTCAACTACCAGGGGGTTTTAAGGAACCAGTTTTGATTTCTGGGACGGATGGTGTGGGTACGAAGCTGAAAATCGCTCACATTCTCAACCGCCATGATACTGTTGGCATCGATTTGGTGGCGATGTGTGTTAATGATGTGCTGACATCTGGTGCAGAACCGCTGTTTTTTTTAGATTATCTGGCAACTGGGAAGTTGGACAAAGAGCAATTAACTGATGTGGTTGCGGGTATCGCTGCTGGATGTAAGCAAGCTGGTTGCGCTTTGTTGGGAGGAGAAACGGCTGAGATGCCCGGTTTCTACCAACTGGGTGAGTATGATTTGGCTGGGTTTTGTGTGGGAATTGTCGAAAAAAGTCAGATGTTGGATGGTTCCCAAGTACAAGTAGGAGATGTAGCGATCGCCCTTGCTAGTACAGGCGTACACAGTAATGGTTTCAGCTTAGTACGAAAGATTGTTAGCGATGGCAACTTTGCTTGGAGCGATACTCCAGAATTGTTAGGTGGGGAAACTATCAGCGAAACTTTCCTCAAACCCACCCGCATTTATGTCAAACCGGTTTTAGCAGCACTAAAAGCAGGTTTGTCAATTCATGGTATGGCTCACATCACAGGCGGTGGCTTGCCAGAAAATTTGCCTAGATGTTTGGGAAAAGGTCAAGCGATTAAAATTGACAACAGCAGTTGGAATGTTCCCGGTGTTTTTCAGTGGCTAGCTGATGCCGGAGAGGTCAGTTCCGAAGCCATGTACAATACATTCAATATGGGAATTGGTTTTGTATTGCTGGTGTCACCTGATGAGGTAGAGCAGACAATTAGCCATTTTCAATCATATGAAATTCCAGCTTTTGCGATCGGTGAAGTCATTACTGGTTCGGGAGAGTTAGTGGGATTACCCTTTTAA
- a CDS encoding superoxide dismutase yields MAFVQPALPFETNALEPYGMKAETFEYHYGKHHKAYVDNLNKLTEGTEFADKSLEDVIKSTYKDSSKAGIFNNAAQVWNHTFFWNSLKPAGGGIPTGELGAKIEKDFDSFDKFKEEFSSVAATQFGSGWAWLIDDGGTLKVIKTPNAENPLAYGQKALLTLDVWEHAYYIDYRNARPAFIKNFLDNLANWDFAAENFAKA; encoded by the coding sequence ATGGCATTTGTACAGCCCGCCCTGCCCTTCGAGACTAATGCTTTAGAGCCATATGGCATGAAAGCTGAAACTTTCGAGTACCACTATGGCAAGCATCACAAAGCTTACGTAGACAACCTTAATAAGCTGACTGAAGGTACTGAGTTTGCTGATAAATCTCTGGAAGACGTGATCAAAAGTACCTATAAAGACTCCTCTAAAGCGGGAATCTTTAACAACGCTGCCCAAGTTTGGAATCATACGTTCTTTTGGAATTCCTTGAAACCAGCAGGTGGTGGCATACCCACCGGTGAACTCGGAGCGAAGATTGAGAAAGATTTCGATAGCTTTGACAAATTCAAGGAAGAGTTCTCTAGTGTAGCCGCAACTCAGTTCGGTAGCGGATGGGCTTGGTTGATTGATGATGGTGGTACGCTGAAGGTGATTAAGACGCCAAATGCAGAGAACCCTCTAGCTTATGGTCAAAAGGCACTCTTAACCTTGGATGTTTGGGAACACGCCTACTACATTGACTACAGAAACGCCCGTCCGGCGTTCATCAAGAATTTCCTAGATAACTTAGCCAACTGGGACTTTGCTGCTGAAAACTTTGCTAAAGCTTAA
- a CDS encoding PHP domain-containing protein, with protein sequence MVINFARTTASTELLKQVFQNIDAHSCPTLFNFHMHTVHSDGRLLPSGLMEQAIAIGLKGLAITDHHSIAGYQAAQAWLEDWKWTNPGTSTPLLWSGVEINANLLDIEVHILGYAFELEHPSIKPYLQRRPTTGKEYQANNVIAAIHEAGGLAVLAHPARYKRSHFDLIPAAAEKGIDGVEAFYAYNNPNPWKPSALESEQVQKLADEYLLFNTCGTDTHGLNLLQRL encoded by the coding sequence ATGGTTATAAATTTTGCCCGCACTACTGCTTCCACAGAACTTTTGAAGCAAGTATTCCAGAACATTGATGCACATAGTTGTCCCACGTTATTCAACTTTCATATGCACACTGTCCATTCCGATGGCAGATTGCTGCCGAGTGGATTGATGGAACAGGCGATCGCAATTGGGCTAAAAGGGTTGGCGATTACCGATCATCATAGTATCGCCGGCTATCAAGCAGCACAAGCTTGGTTAGAGGATTGGAAGTGGACTAATCCTGGTACAAGCACTCCTCTATTGTGGAGTGGTGTGGAAATCAATGCCAACCTTTTAGACATAGAAGTTCACATTTTGGGTTACGCTTTCGAGCTAGAACACCCCAGTATCAAACCTTATTTGCAAAGAAGGCCGACTACAGGTAAAGAATATCAAGCAAATAATGTGATTGCTGCTATTCATGAAGCTGGGGGATTGGCAGTTTTGGCTCATCCTGCGCGTTACAAGCGATCGCATTTTGACTTGATTCCAGCTGCGGCCGAAAAGGGTATCGATGGTGTGGAAGCTTTCTATGCCTACAATAACCCCAATCCCTGGAAACCCAGCGCCTTGGAATCAGAACAAGTGCAAAAGTTGGCTGATGAATATCTTCTTTTCAATACCTGCGGTACTGATACTCACGGATTGAATTTGCTACAACGCTTGTGA
- a CDS encoding bifunctional pantoate--beta-alanine ligase/(d)CMP kinase — protein MRLLTTVAALRCYLTKRCLENKLIAVPENLALDEMSGWHQTVVGLVPTMGNLHQGHLSLIQRARQENSTVIVSIFVNPLQFAPNEDYERYPRTLEQDQQLCEQAGVDAIFAPTPEEMAVPQKSIQESKVTQVIPPSAMITGLCGRSRLGHFQGVATIVTKLFNLVQPDRAYFGQKDGQQLAIIKRLVADLNLPVEIVACPTVREASGLALSSRNQYLTATEKEQAAVLYRGLEKAEAAFRAGLRNVSKLIAIVQQELTMVSTLLVEYIELVEPTTLMSLEKVEEEGMLAIAARLGSTRLIDNIILRDRQPIIAIDGPAGAGKSTVARQVATKLNLVYLDSGAMYRAVTWLVLQKGIAIDDECAIAELANQCQIELTPTQDLKFPVRVWINGTDVTQPIRTIEVTSQVSAIAAQSAVRQALVKQQQRWGKKGGLVAEGRDIGTHVFPDAEVKIFLTASVSERARRRQQDFEKLGQPEVSLEQLERDIAERDWKDSTRKISPLQKAADAIEVQTDGLDVSQVTAQIVNYYQQRLSEW, from the coding sequence GTGCGCCTGCTGACAACAGTTGCAGCTTTACGCTGCTATTTAACTAAACGCTGCTTGGAAAACAAGTTGATTGCGGTTCCAGAAAATCTGGCACTAGATGAGATGAGTGGTTGGCATCAGACGGTAGTCGGTCTGGTGCCGACAATGGGGAATTTGCACCAAGGTCATTTAAGCTTGATTCAACGGGCGCGGCAAGAAAATTCCACGGTGATTGTCAGTATTTTCGTCAATCCCTTGCAATTTGCTCCCAATGAGGATTATGAACGTTATCCCCGCACTTTAGAGCAAGACCAACAGCTTTGCGAACAAGCTGGGGTAGATGCAATTTTTGCGCCGACTCCGGAAGAGATGGCAGTACCCCAGAAAAGTATACAAGAATCAAAAGTTACACAAGTTATCCCCCCATCTGCTATGATAACAGGCTTGTGTGGTCGTTCTCGGCTGGGTCACTTTCAGGGTGTCGCTACGATTGTGACCAAGCTTTTCAACTTGGTACAGCCTGACCGAGCCTACTTCGGTCAAAAGGATGGTCAGCAACTGGCAATTATTAAGCGGCTAGTAGCTGATTTAAATTTGCCAGTAGAAATTGTTGCTTGTCCAACAGTACGGGAAGCATCGGGTCTTGCCTTGAGTTCTCGTAATCAGTATTTGACTGCAACAGAAAAAGAGCAAGCAGCGGTGCTATATCGTGGCTTGGAAAAAGCTGAAGCTGCCTTTCGGGCAGGGCTTCGCAATGTCAGCAAGTTGATAGCAATAGTACAGCAAGAACTGACAATGGTCAGCACACTTTTAGTGGAATATATTGAATTGGTTGAACCGACTACGTTGATGTCTTTAGAAAAAGTTGAGGAGGAAGGAATGCTGGCGATCGCAGCTCGTCTGGGTTCTACACGTTTGATTGACAATATTATTTTGCGCGATCGTCAACCCATCATCGCCATTGATGGCCCAGCCGGTGCTGGAAAATCCACAGTGGCGCGTCAAGTGGCAACAAAGCTGAACCTAGTGTATTTAGATTCAGGAGCAATGTACCGAGCTGTGACTTGGTTGGTATTGCAAAAGGGTATTGCCATTGACGATGAGTGTGCGATCGCCGAATTAGCTAATCAGTGTCAAATTGAACTGACTCCTACCCAGGATTTAAAATTTCCCGTGCGGGTTTGGATTAACGGTACTGATGTTACCCAGCCAATTCGCACCATCGAGGTCACATCTCAAGTATCGGCGATCGCTGCACAAAGCGCTGTACGTCAAGCATTGGTTAAACAACAGCAAAGGTGGGGTAAAAAAGGCGGTTTAGTAGCTGAAGGCCGGGACATTGGCACTCATGTCTTCCCCGATGCCGAAGTGAAAATCTTTTTAACTGCTTCTGTAAGTGAACGCGCACGTCGCCGTCAGCAAGATTTTGAAAAACTTGGTCAACCCGAAGTGAGTTTAGAGCAGCTCGAACGGGACATTGCCGAACGTGACTGGAAAGATAGTACACGTAAAATTTCTCCTTTGCAAAAAGCAGCGGATGCGATCGAAGTTCAAACTGATGGTCTGGACGTGTCTCAAGTCACTGCACAAATTGTTAACTACTACCAGCAACGTTTATCAGAATGGTAA
- a CDS encoding cytochrome-c peroxidase yields MRKIQFNGTFVAAVVARVTVLTSRLSRRIKSGVTIAALVAIAVLAGHTVSAQVSPPTFSLKTVTVPEPDNLGEFVKDKTAAIALGKAFFWDMQIGSDGITSCASCHFHAGADSRAKNQLSPGILRVNADKSPNPDNTFSIGQPNYTLKPEDYPFHKLADPNNRFSPIVSDSNDVTSSQGVFNSKFVNTDPGIPLDDPVFNVGGIETRRVEPRNTPTVINAVFNFRNFWDGRAQNVFNGVNAFGTRDPNAKLYKSSIFGSLQPVSVQLKNASLASQAVAPPLSSFEMSADGRTFQEIGDKFGFGFLDKIFDIVKRKKLLLPRELAHKLLPLRPLGKQIVHHDDSVLGHYSRAPQKGLTTLTYGQMIKAAFKPEWWQSTQLIQVDKANGNTRKVVLLPDLSSTTEEYTQMEYNFSLFFGLAVQMYESTLVSDNAPIDQFSKDNTGVLSPQQQRGKEIFENPNNACIFCHSGPEFTAASVRNVQNSGRITRSPAPGNPLEDTGWFKIGVRPELEDLGAGAEDGLPVSRPLSEARLALQGKFQEVFGEAPNIIPGPNDTVQDGLFKAPTLRNVELTAPYMHNGGMLTLRQVVDFYSRGAGDDNANVPRLPPLNLNDADKEALVAFLKALTDERVRYEKAPFDHPQLFVPNGHLGNETYVIDDGTGKAKDDLVEIPPVGRNGRITPPANFLPTP; encoded by the coding sequence ATGAGGAAAATCCAATTTAATGGCACTTTTGTGGCTGCTGTGGTAGCCAGAGTGACCGTTCTGACATCAAGGTTATCAAGGAGAATCAAAAGCGGTGTGACCATCGCGGCACTGGTTGCGATCGCCGTGCTAGCTGGACATACTGTATCAGCGCAAGTATCACCCCCAACTTTTTCCCTAAAGACAGTGACGGTTCCAGAGCCGGACAACCTTGGAGAATTCGTTAAAGATAAGACCGCAGCGATCGCTCTGGGAAAGGCTTTTTTCTGGGATATGCAAATCGGTAGCGACGGTATCACATCGTGTGCTAGTTGTCACTTCCATGCCGGAGCGGACAGCAGAGCTAAAAACCAGCTCAGTCCGGGGATTTTGCGGGTGAATGCAGATAAAAGTCCGAATCCGGATAATACTTTCAGCATCGGTCAGCCAAACTATACACTCAAGCCAGAAGATTACCCATTTCACAAACTCGCAGATCCAAATAACCGTTTTTCTCCTATTGTCTCCGACAGTAATGATGTCACCTCCTCCCAAGGAGTTTTTAATTCCAAGTTCGTGAATACCGATCCTGGTATTCCTCTGGACGATCCGGTCTTCAATGTGGGAGGTATTGAAACCCGTCGGGTGGAACCGCGCAACACACCAACTGTGATTAATGCGGTGTTCAACTTCCGCAACTTTTGGGACGGGCGAGCGCAGAACGTCTTCAATGGGGTTAATGCGTTTGGGACGAGAGACCCCAATGCTAAGCTATATAAATCAAGCATCTTCGGTTCACTACAACCAGTTAGTGTTCAACTCAAAAATGCATCTCTAGCTTCCCAAGCAGTAGCTCCACCACTGAGTTCCTTTGAAATGTCCGCAGACGGTCGCACGTTCCAGGAAATTGGTGACAAATTTGGGTTTGGGTTCCTCGACAAGATATTCGATATTGTCAAGCGCAAGAAGCTGCTTCTTCCTAGAGAACTTGCTCACAAGTTACTTCCCTTAAGACCTCTTGGAAAGCAGATTGTCCATCATGATGACAGTGTACTAGGTCACTACAGCAGAGCGCCTCAAAAGGGTCTGACGACGCTTACCTACGGACAAATGATCAAAGCAGCCTTCAAGCCAGAGTGGTGGCAATCTACCCAGTTAATCCAGGTTGATAAAGCCAACGGTAATACCAGGAAAGTTGTACTCTTGCCAGATTTGTCAAGTACTACTGAAGAATACACCCAAATGGAGTATAACTTTTCGCTGTTCTTCGGGCTGGCGGTTCAAATGTATGAGTCCACATTAGTATCTGACAATGCGCCCATTGACCAGTTCTCAAAAGACAACACTGGCGTTCTAAGTCCCCAGCAGCAACGGGGTAAAGAGATTTTTGAGAACCCCAACAATGCTTGCATCTTTTGCCACAGTGGACCAGAATTCACTGCTGCTTCAGTGAGAAACGTGCAGAACAGTGGGCGAATTACACGCTCACCAGCACCGGGGAATCCTCTCGAAGACACCGGTTGGTTCAAGATTGGGGTTAGACCAGAGCTTGAAGATCTGGGTGCGGGGGCTGAGGATGGGCTACCTGTATCACGCCCGTTATCGGAGGCGCGGCTGGCTCTGCAAGGAAAGTTTCAAGAGGTCTTTGGTGAAGCACCTAATATCATCCCTGGTCCAAATGATACAGTACAAGACGGATTGTTCAAGGCTCCTACACTCCGCAATGTCGAACTCACTGCCCCCTATATGCACAATGGTGGAATGTTAACCCTGCGGCAAGTGGTCGATTTCTACAGTCGAGGCGCTGGGGATGACAATGCAAATGTACCCCGCCTTCCTCCGCTAAATCTGAACGACGCAGACAAAGAGGCACTTGTGGCTTTCTTAAAAGCGCTGACTGATGAGCGAGTTCGTTACGAAAAAGCACCCTTTGACCATCCGCAGCTGTTTGTTCCTAATGGACATCTAGGAAACGAAACCTATGTGATCGACGATGGCACAGGGAAAGCCAAAGATGACTTAGTGGAAATCCCACCTGTTGGTCGTAATGGTCGTATCACTCCGCCTGCCAACTTCCTTCCGACTCCCTAA